The Puntigrus tetrazona isolate hp1 chromosome 16, ASM1883169v1, whole genome shotgun sequence genome includes a region encoding these proteins:
- the has2 gene encoding hyaluronan synthase 2, translating into MRCDKLITYLRIVGTTLFGITLLVGISTAYIMGYKLITTAGNYLSFGLYGAILVIHLIIQSLFALLEHRNMKRSLETPIKLNKSLALCIAAYQEDPNYLRKCLLSVKRLTYPGIKVIMVIDGNNDDDCYMMEIFRDIMGRDKAATYIWKSNYHQKGPEETEESYAESLQHVSRLVLNNKCVCIMQKWGGKREVMYTAFKALGRSVDYVQVCDSDTMLDPASSVEMVKVLEEDPMVGGVGGDVQILNKYESWVSFLSSVRYWMAFNIERACQSYFGCVQCISGPLGMYRNSLLHEFLEDWYNQTFMGSHCSFGDDRHLTNRVLSLGYATKYTARSKCLTETPITYLRWLNQQTRWSKSYFREWLYNSMWFHKHHLWMTYEAVITGFFPFFLIATAIQLFYQGRIWNILLFLLIVQVVALIKSSFASCLRGNIVMVFMSFYSVLYMSSLLPAKMFAIATINKSGWGTSGRKTVVVNFIGLIPISVWFTILFVGIIYTIIQETRKPFPESEKVVLIIGAIVYASYWVVFLTLYAVLIMKCGKRKKGQQYDMVLDV; encoded by the exons atGAGATGTGATAAATTGATCACCTACTTGAGGATTGTTGGGACGACACTGTTCGGCATTACCCTGCTTGTGGGAATCTCTACTGCTTATATCATGGGGTATAAGCTCATAACAACAGCAGGCAACTACTTGTCCTTTGGTCTTTATGGAGCAATTCTAGTTATTCACCTCATCATCCAGAGCTTGTTTGCTCTACTGGAGCACAGGAACATGAAACGTTCCCTGGAAACACCGATTAAACTGAACAAGTCACTGGCTCTTTGCATCGCAGCCTATCAGGAAGACCCCAACTACCTGAGAAAGTGTTTATTATCTGTGAAAAGGCTCACCTATCCTGGGATAAAGGTCATTATGGTTATCGATGGGAACAACGATGATGACTGCTACATGATGGAGATCTTTCGGGACATCATGGGCCGGGACAAAGCAGCCACATACATTTGGAAAAGCAACTACCACCAGAAAGGACCAGAGGAAACCGAAGAATCGTATGCAGAGAGCTTGCAGCACGTTTCTCGACTGGTTCTCAAcaataagtgtgtgtgcatcatGCAGAAGTGGGGCGGGAAGAGGGAGGTCATGTACACCGCCTTCAAAGCCCTGGGAAGAAGTGTCGACTACGTACAG GTATGTGATTCAGATACCATGTTGGACCCGGCCTCCTCAGTGGAGATGGTGAAGGTTTTGGAAGAAGATCCCATGGTTGGAGGAGTAGGTGGAGATgtacag ATTCTAAACAAATACGAATCGTGGGTCTCCTTCCTAAGCAGTGTGAGATATTGGATGGCGTTCAACATCGAAAGAGCTTGCCAGTCATATTTTGGGTGCGTTCAATGTATTAGCGGGCCCTTGGGAATGTACAGGAACTCCCTGCTTCATGAGTTTCTGGAGGACTGGTACAATCAGACATTCATGGGAAGCCACTGCAGTTTCGGTGATGACCGCCACCTGACCAACCGAGTCCTGAGCCTGGGATATGCCACAAAATACACCGCCCGCTCCAAGTGCTTGACTGAGACGCCCATTACCTACCTGCGCTGGCTCAACCAGCAAACCCGCTGGAGTAAATCGTATTTCAGAGAGTGGCTTTACAACTCCATGTGGTTTCACAAGCACCACTTGTGGATGACCTACGAAGCTGTCATCACCGGCTTTTTCCCCTTCTTTCTCATCGCCACTGCGATCCAGCTCTTCTACCAGGGCAGGATCTGGAATATCCTTCTGTTCCTGCTGATCGTCCAGGTGGTGGCGCTCATCAAGTCTTCGTTCGCCAGTTGCCTCCGCGGAAACATTGTCATGGTCTTCATGTCCTTCTACTCAGTGTTATACATGTCGAGTCTGCTCCCGGCAAAGATGTTTGCAATAGCCACCATAAACAAATCGGGTTGGGGAACATCTGGAAGGAAGACAGTGGTGGTGAACTTTATCGGACTAATTCCGATATCAGTTTGGTTTACCATTCTTTTTGTTGGCATTATTTATACCATAATCCAAGAGACGCGAAAGCCCTTTCCAGAGTCCGAAAAAGTAGTTTTGATAATTGGCGCAATCGTGTATGCCAGCTACTGGGTCGTGTTCTTGACTTTGTACGCTGTCCTCATTATGAAGTGTGGCAAGAGGAAAAAAGGACAACAGTATGATATGGTTCTTGACGTATAG